The proteins below are encoded in one region of Pseudomonas sp. SCB32:
- a CDS encoding transporter substrate-binding domain-containing protein gives MKRLHGLMVATLSLALLHGGAQAKDWKEIRLATEGAYSPFNEMGPNGQPKGFDVDIGNALCAQLHARCTWAIQDWDGMIPALLAGKFDAIVASMTITPEREQKIAFTSKYYSSNVQVIAKAGAAYDAARPETLKGVRLGVQRETTHERYAKEVLAKAGAEIVSYPSLEEAYMDLVNGRLDATLQDTIPGLEGFIKKPQGQGFALVGQQVGDPAYFGAGQGIGLRKEDQELRQAMDQALAEIIRNGTYEQLRKKYFDVEIL, from the coding sequence ATGAAAAGATTGCATGGATTGATGGTCGCCACCCTGAGTCTCGCCCTGCTGCACGGAGGCGCCCAGGCGAAGGATTGGAAGGAAATCCGCCTGGCTACCGAAGGCGCCTATTCCCCCTTCAACGAGATGGGGCCGAATGGCCAGCCGAAGGGTTTCGACGTGGATATCGGCAACGCCCTCTGCGCCCAGCTGCATGCGCGCTGCACCTGGGCCATCCAGGACTGGGATGGGATGATCCCGGCGCTGCTGGCGGGCAAGTTCGACGCCATCGTCGCCTCGATGACCATCACGCCGGAGCGTGAGCAGAAGATTGCCTTCACCAGCAAGTACTACAGCAGCAACGTCCAGGTTATCGCCAAGGCCGGTGCAGCGTATGACGCTGCCAGGCCGGAGACGCTGAAGGGAGTGCGCCTGGGCGTGCAGCGCGAGACGACCCACGAGCGCTACGCCAAGGAAGTACTGGCCAAGGCCGGTGCGGAAATCGTCAGCTATCCGTCGCTGGAAGAAGCCTACATGGACCTGGTCAATGGCCGCCTGGACGCCACTCTCCAGGACACCATTCCCGGTCTCGAGGGCTTCATCAAGAAGCCCCAGGGCCAGGGTTTCGCCCTGGTCGGCCAGCAGGTCGGCGATCCCGCCTACTTCGGCGCCGGACAAGGCATCGGGCTGCGCAAGGAAGACCAGGAGCTGCGCCAGGCCATGGACCAGGCACTGGCCGAGATCATCCGCAACGGTACCTACGAGCAACTGCGCAAGAAGTACTTCGACGTAGAAATCCTCTGA
- a CDS encoding acetyl ornithine aminotransferase family protein, with protein sequence MSIQHIVTALPGPKAQAMIERDTAVVSPSYPRDYPFVMSHGRGAEVWDVDGNRFLDFAAGIAVCSTGHSHPQVVDAVKQAADKFLHISSDYWHEEQIRLAETINRLAPFGEPAMTFFCNSGTEAVEGALKLARYVTGRQRFIGFIGGFHGRTMGSLSFTASKYTQQAGFFPGMPGVTHIPYPNNLRPLLAGVDQGQAVLDYLENVLFQSNVPAHEVAAILLEPIQGEGGYLLPPEGFLAGLRALCDRHGILLIADEVQSGAGRTGKMFACEHWGLKPDIVTMAKGLGSGLPIGLVAAKKTLMQQWKRGAHGNTYGGNPLCCAAASATLALIENGYMQNAAAMGDYLLERLRDLQRRYPELIADVRGKGLMIGVELVTDSRTRKPAREFAERLLHNAWRQGLLLLTCGVSTLRLMPPLMIDRATCDEALALLDAAIEQTLGA encoded by the coding sequence ATGTCCATCCAGCACATCGTCACCGCCCTGCCCGGCCCCAAGGCCCAGGCCATGATCGAGCGCGACACCGCCGTCGTTTCCCCGTCCTACCCTCGCGATTACCCCTTCGTCATGAGCCACGGCCGCGGTGCGGAAGTCTGGGATGTCGACGGCAACCGCTTCCTCGACTTCGCCGCCGGTATCGCCGTGTGCTCCACCGGCCACAGCCATCCGCAAGTGGTCGACGCGGTGAAACAGGCCGCCGACAAGTTCCTGCACATTTCCTCTGATTACTGGCACGAGGAACAGATCCGCCTGGCCGAAACCATCAATCGTCTGGCGCCCTTTGGCGAACCCGCCATGACCTTCTTCTGCAACTCCGGCACCGAAGCCGTGGAAGGTGCGCTGAAACTGGCGCGCTACGTCACCGGCCGGCAGCGCTTCATCGGCTTCATCGGTGGCTTCCACGGACGCACCATGGGCTCGCTGTCGTTCACCGCCAGCAAGTACACCCAGCAGGCCGGTTTCTTCCCCGGCATGCCCGGGGTCACCCATATCCCCTACCCGAACAACCTGCGCCCATTGCTGGCCGGAGTCGACCAGGGCCAGGCAGTGCTGGACTACCTGGAGAACGTGCTGTTCCAGAGCAACGTGCCGGCCCACGAGGTCGCGGCCATCCTGCTCGAACCGATCCAGGGCGAAGGCGGCTACCTGCTGCCGCCTGAAGGTTTCCTCGCCGGCCTGCGCGCGCTGTGCGACCGTCACGGCATCCTGCTGATCGCTGACGAAGTGCAGTCCGGCGCCGGCCGCACGGGGAAGATGTTCGCCTGCGAGCACTGGGGCCTGAAACCGGACATCGTGACCATGGCCAAGGGCCTGGGCTCCGGCCTGCCAATCGGTCTTGTGGCAGCGAAGAAGACCCTGATGCAGCAATGGAAACGCGGCGCCCATGGCAACACCTACGGTGGCAACCCACTTTGCTGCGCCGCAGCCTCGGCAACCCTGGCGCTGATCGAGAACGGCTACATGCAGAACGCTGCCGCCATGGGCGATTACCTGCTGGAGCGTCTGCGCGATCTGCAACGGCGCTACCCGGAACTGATCGCCGATGTCCGCGGCAAGGGCCTGATGATCGGCGTCGAGCTGGTCACTGACAGCCGTACGCGCAAGCCAGCCCGGGAGTTCGCGGAACGCCTGCTGCACAACGCCTGGCGCCAGGGCCTGCTGCTGCTCACCTGCGGAGTCAGCACGCTGCGTCTGATGCCGCCACTGATGATCGACCGGGCGACCTGCGACGAAGCCCTGGCACTGCTCGACGCCGCCATCGAACAAACCCTGGGCGCCTGA